One segment of Campylobacter hominis ATCC BAA-381 DNA contains the following:
- the modB gene encoding molybdate ABC transporter permease subunit produces the protein MNEFLQTLKALDLAPFVLSLKLAGITTLILFFLVLPLAYFLSTHEFKGRATIETLANLPLVLPPSVLGFYLLIFLSPYSFFGEFIEKTLGLRLVFNFYGLVIASCIYSLPFMLNPLISGFRSMPKNLVEASYSLGKGKIYTLFHVSLPAIKPSLLSALVISFAHTMGEFGVVLMIGGSVSSETKVASIAIYEYVEILDYKNAHIYSGIMLLISFFVLFLVYKFNSKIKN, from the coding sequence ATGAACGAGTTTTTGCAAACTTTAAAAGCGCTTGATTTAGCTCCTTTCGTGCTTTCACTGAAACTTGCAGGCATTACTACGTTAATTTTATTTTTTTTGGTTTTGCCGCTTGCATATTTTTTATCTACGCATGAATTCAAAGGACGCGCCACAATTGAAACACTTGCAAATCTGCCTTTAGTTTTGCCGCCTTCGGTTCTCGGTTTTTATCTTTTGATTTTTCTTTCACCTTATTCATTTTTCGGTGAATTTATAGAAAAAACTCTTGGACTTCGCTTGGTTTTTAATTTTTACGGCTTAGTTATTGCAAGTTGTATTTATTCTTTGCCGTTTATGCTAAATCCTTTAATTTCGGGCTTTCGCTCTATGCCTAAAAATTTAGTCGAAGCAAGCTATTCTCTTGGAAAAGGCAAAATTTATACGCTTTTTCACGTTTCACTTCCTGCAATAAAACCATCTTTATTAAGCGCGCTTGTAATAAGTTTTGCTCACACTATGGGAGAGTTCGGCGTTGTGCTTATGATAGGCGGAAGTGTAAGCAGCGAAACAAAAGTCGCAAGCATTGCAATTTATGAATACGTGGAAATTCTTGATTATAAAAATGCGCATATTTATTCAGGAATAATGCTCTTAATCAGTTTTTTTGTACTATTCCTGGTTTATAAATTTAATTCTAAAATAAAAAATTAA
- a CDS encoding ABC transporter ATP-binding protein — protein sequence MIKFNCNKKISENFEINANFEIQNGKFVCLHGKSGSGKTTILRLIAGFIKADSGEISVDDEIFQNNNKFLAPQKRNIGFLFQDYALFENLSVIKNLLFAKKDEALAREMLSLVELENHANARISELSGGQKQRVALARALMRKPKILLLDEPLSALDPQIRSKLQDFLIKVHKNFKITIILVSHDISEIYKLCEVVFEIENGRIVKSGSPSEIFLKTSGSQKFSFPARILEIRQNGAIFVAVVGFANQISEIVLSPAEADKLQTNDNVIISSKAFGLHLKKAEI from the coding sequence ATGATAAAATTTAATTGCAATAAAAAAATCAGTGAAAATTTTGAAATAAATGCAAATTTTGAAATACAAAACGGAAAATTCGTCTGTTTGCATGGCAAAAGCGGCAGCGGTAAAACTACAATTTTAAGACTGATTGCCGGATTTATAAAAGCAGATAGCGGCGAAATTTCAGTTGATGATGAAATTTTTCAAAATAACAATAAATTTTTAGCACCGCAAAAGCGAAATATCGGCTTTTTATTTCAAGATTATGCGCTTTTTGAAAATTTAAGCGTTATAAAAAATTTGCTTTTTGCCAAAAAAGATGAAGCTCTTGCGCGCGAAATGTTATCTCTTGTAGAACTTGAAAATCATGCAAATGCAAGAATCAGTGAGCTTTCAGGCGGTCAAAAACAGCGCGTCGCTTTAGCAAGAGCTCTTATGCGAAAACCGAAAATTTTGCTGCTTGACGAACCGCTTTCCGCGCTTGATCCGCAAATCAGATCAAAATTACAGGATTTTTTAATTAAAGTTCATAAAAATTTTAAAATTACAATAATCTTAGTAAGCCACGATATAAGCGAAATTTACAAACTTTGTGAAGTTGTTTTTGAAATAGAAAACGGGCGTATAGTAAAAAGCGGATCGCCAAGTGAAATTTTCCTGAAAACAAGCGGTTCACAAAAATTTTCATTTCCGGCTCGGATTTTGGAAATCCGTCAAAACGGTGCGATTTTCGTAGCTGTTGTTGGATTTGCAAACCAAATCAGCGAAATCGTATTAAGCCCTGCCGAAGCTGATAAACTACAAACAAATGACAATGTCATAATTTCATCAAAAGCTTTCGGTCTACATTTAAAAAAGGCGGAAATATGA
- a CDS encoding MlaA family lipoprotein has protein sequence MRKLVILSCFFSVFAFCEDMSDFENEFEEKEVFDPLSGYNRFMTGFNDIVWDYAFTPVLQGYDYIMPDPIQGAFSNFFHNVLYPVRLVNNLLQGKFNNSWDETKRFLINTTIGFAGMSDAASMHFNIPRHDEDFGQTLGYWGIPAGPHIVWPIIGPSNLRDTFGLVGDYFSNPVNYIEDDATRIGVSVGYKLNDFSIDPLFYRNLKKDAVDLYPFLRDTYEQRRNYLIKE, from the coding sequence GTGAGAAAACTGGTAATTTTGAGCTGTTTTTTTAGTGTTTTCGCTTTTTGCGAAGATATGAGCGATTTTGAAAATGAATTTGAAGAAAAAGAGGTTTTCGATCCGCTTTCAGGATACAACCGTTTTATGACAGGATTTAACGATATTGTCTGGGATTATGCTTTTACGCCTGTCTTACAAGGATATGATTATATAATGCCCGATCCTATTCAAGGAGCATTTAGTAATTTTTTTCACAACGTGCTTTATCCGGTCAGGCTTGTAAATAATCTTTTACAGGGAAAATTCAACAACTCTTGGGATGAAACTAAAAGATTTTTGATAAATACTACAATCGGATTTGCGGGTATGAGCGATGCGGCAAGTATGCATTTTAATATTCCGCGTCATGATGAAGATTTCGGTCAAACGCTTGGATATTGGGGAATTCCTGCCGGTCCGCATATTGTATGGCCGATTATCGGCCCGTCAAATTTGCGCGATACTTTCGGTCTTGTTGGAGATTATTTTTCAAATCCGGTAAATTATATAGAAGATGACGCGACAAGAATTGGTGTATCTGTCGGATATAAATTGAATGATTTTTCTATAGATCCGCTATTTTATAGAAATCTAAAAAAAGACGCCGTTGATTTATATCCGTTTTTACGTGATACTTATGAGCAACGAAGAAATTATTTGATAAAGGAATAA
- the modA gene encoding molybdate ABC transporter substrate-binding protein translates to MKKLIFALFFALGLNAGELNVAAAANVTYPIEDIKAEFAKLHPDIQLNISLGASGNFAAQIRNGAPFDVFLAANMKYADDLFKEGFAVEAAKIYANGKLALFSARDFDLSKGLEILKDDKVKTITIANPKTAPYGVASMQAFEKTGILNDIKPKIIEAKSIGDALNQAINASDVGLVAASSMFSKKTAEYKEDKNFVLVDKSLYDPISQGIVILKKAEKNTDAKAFYDFILSDKCKEIFRKYGYEI, encoded by the coding sequence ATGAAAAAACTTATTTTTGCGTTATTTTTTGCGCTCGGTCTGAATGCAGGCGAATTGAATGTAGCAGCTGCGGCAAATGTTACATATCCTATAGAAGATATAAAAGCGGAATTTGCAAAACTGCACCCTGACATACAACTTAATATAAGCCTTGGAGCCAGTGGTAATTTTGCTGCACAAATACGAAATGGCGCACCGTTTGACGTATTTTTAGCAGCAAATATGAAATACGCCGACGATCTTTTTAAAGAGGGATTTGCCGTTGAAGCTGCAAAAATATATGCGAACGGAAAATTGGCACTATTTTCAGCACGCGATTTTGATCTCAGCAAAGGACTTGAAATTTTAAAAGACGATAAAGTAAAGACAATCACGATTGCAAATCCGAAAACAGCGCCTTACGGTGTTGCCAGCATGCAAGCTTTTGAAAAAACAGGCATTTTGAATGATATAAAACCTAAAATCATCGAAGCGAAAAGTATAGGAGATGCGCTAAATCAAGCAATCAATGCAAGTGATGTAGGATTGGTAGCAGCAAGCTCTATGTTTTCTAAAAAAACTGCCGAATACAAGGAAGATAAAAATTTCGTTTTGGTAGATAAATCACTTTACGACCCTATTTCTCAAGGAATAGTTATCTTGAAAAAAGCTGAAAAAAATACCGATGCGAAAGCATTTTATGATTTTATACTAAGTGATAAATGCAAAGAAATTTTCCGCAAATACGGATATGAAATTTAA
- a CDS encoding Tgt2/MlaC family protein, which translates to MKILKILCAFAIFFAVNAAALSENEIAPVMSGKVEEAVSILRNESIAKDEKPAKIFALFDEYFDYVTIAKISLGKHLKSLNDSQKSQFFSAFEKRLKSSFIDKLALYTNQDMKVLGTNKPKSNRLNLETQIIGEDKNYSVVFKFFPDKSDNWRVYDVDILGVSIVQTYRSQFGDGALSFNEILDRLNNANLPEDK; encoded by the coding sequence ATGAAAATTTTAAAAATTTTATGCGCGTTTGCCATATTTTTTGCAGTTAATGCTGCCGCTTTAAGTGAAAATGAAATTGCGCCCGTAATGAGCGGAAAAGTGGAAGAGGCAGTTTCGATTTTAAGAAATGAAAGTATCGCAAAAGATGAGAAACCTGCAAAAATTTTCGCACTTTTTGATGAATACTTCGATTACGTTACAATTGCTAAAATTTCGCTCGGTAAACACCTTAAATCCTTGAATGATAGCCAAAAATCACAATTTTTCAGCGCATTTGAAAAAAGATTGAAAAGCTCATTTATAGATAAATTGGCTCTTTATACAAATCAGGATATGAAGGTTTTAGGAACAAACAAACCGAAAAGCAACAGATTGAATTTGGAAACGCAAATCATAGGAGAGGATAAAAATTATTCAGTAGTTTTTAAATTTTTCCCGGATAAATCTGACAACTGGCGCGTTTATGATGTCGATATTTTAGGAGTTTCGATCGTTCAAACATATCGTTCGCAATTTGGCGATGGCGCTCTAAGTTTTAATGAAATTTTAGATCGCTTAAATAATGCGAATCTGCCTGAGGATAAATGA
- a CDS encoding TOBE domain-containing protein, protein MKFNADVEIFVSENEKLSNKHIKLLKAVAETRSITRAAAKVGISYKNAWDSLNYIDTISPQKMVIREEHSKKSGSKLSDYATKLIETYDRIKFIEQKILDNLENIDLENFTDLPNLRRMSMKLSARNQLLVKIKDVKKGAVNTQIVAELDSGDTMRSIITQQSASELNIKAGDEAKFIFKAPSVIVGKDDGKDLKISAANQIKGVIKNIDIGSVNAEIIIDIKGNQNIVAIITKESVSNMKLQKGDKVVAVIKASSIMVGI, encoded by the coding sequence TTGAAATTCAATGCAGATGTTGAAATTTTTGTCAGTGAAAATGAAAAACTTTCAAATAAACACATAAAACTATTAAAAGCGGTTGCCGAAACAAGAAGTATCACTAGAGCAGCCGCTAAAGTCGGTATCTCATACAAAAATGCATGGGATAGCCTAAATTACATAGATACCATTTCTCCGCAAAAAATGGTAATTCGAGAAGAACACAGTAAAAAAAGCGGAAGCAAACTGAGCGATTACGCCACAAAACTGATAGAAACTTATGATAGGATAAAATTTATAGAACAAAAAATTTTAGATAACTTGGAAAATATTGATTTGGAAAACTTCACGGATTTACCGAATTTAAGGAGAATGAGTATGAAACTTAGTGCAAGAAATCAACTTTTAGTAAAAATAAAAGATGTAAAAAAAGGTGCTGTAAATACGCAAATCGTAGCCGAACTTGATAGCGGTGATACTATGCGCTCTATAATCACGCAACAATCAGCAAGTGAATTGAATATAAAAGCAGGCGATGAGGCGAAATTTATTTTTAAAGCGCCAAGCGTAATTGTAGGCAAAGATGACGGCAAAGATTTAAAAATAAGCGCTGCAAATCAAATAAAAGGCGTGATAAAAAATATAGATATCGGTTCAGTAAATGCCGAAATCATAATTGATATAAAAGGAAATCAAAATATAGTGGCGATTATCACAAAAGAAAGCGTTTCCAATATGAAACTTCAAAAAGGTGATAAAGTCGTTGCTGTGATAAAAGCAAGTTCAATTATGGTAGGAATTTAA
- a CDS encoding TOBE domain-containing protein, translated as MKFNAKITEIRQNSGVCFIKFNSDFGEFAMLGLEIPNGISNDKEAVLNFKSSDVIISREKLQNCSLTNEIKAEISDIRKDEILACIRLKIKNFIFESIISANSANRLKLAIGDEIFAYIKATSLFIESIK; from the coding sequence ATGAAATTTAATGCAAAAATAACTGAAATTCGCCAAAATTCAGGCGTTTGTTTTATAAAATTCAACTCCGATTTCGGCGAATTCGCTATGCTAGGTCTTGAAATTCCAAACGGAATTTCAAACGATAAAGAAGCGGTTTTAAATTTTAAAAGCAGCGACGTTATAATATCGCGCGAAAAACTGCAAAATTGCTCTCTTACAAATGAAATAAAAGCAGAAATTTCAGATATTAGAAAAGATGAAATTTTGGCTTGCATAAGATTGAAAATTAAAAATTTTATTTTCGAAAGTATCATTTCCGCAAACTCGGCAAATCGTTTAAAATTGGCAATAGGAGATGAAATTTTTGCATATATAAAAGCTACATCACTATTTATAGAAAGCATTAAATGA